In Cucurbita pepo subsp. pepo cultivar mu-cu-16 chromosome LG10, ASM280686v2, whole genome shotgun sequence, the DNA window TTACCACCTTCTATGAGTGGCGCGTTTCATCTACGCGCTCCCCGGAACGGCAAACCAAGCGCTGGTATGGGTTGTGGCAGTGGCAGAGGTGTCACAATCTTACCAACCAAACCCACTCACCTTGCTGTCCTACAaagccaagaaaaaaaaaaaacacattttaattattaataaaattgacaTAAATCCCACGAATGGCACCTTTAATTTGGTAATTATGTCCATAAATATGTAATATTATTAGTGTCAAATCATCCAAtattatatacattttaattctttcctaattcataaattttactTCCTTATAACTAAATTCTTTagataaacatttaaatttcatgtaaccttatttagaaagaaaaataactcTCATTGTTTTCGTGAAACAGTGGCGCCACCATACAGCTCATATCGTTCTAAAGGACACATTAAAACAACAATGAGAAAGCATTATAAATTGCTTAGACAAGCGAAACCTATAAAGAGTCAATAATTGAGTCTAGAGATATAATAAAGTTATGGGTTAATTAAGCTAAAAGGTTTTATATAGGAATATCATTACAGGCTCTAAAGAAAGGCAACATTATGATTAAGTGTGTGCATGCCATAAAATACTCCCTAATCCCAAAACCCTATGTTAGTAGATAGCATTTATGTGTATAAATCATTGCTTAATGTGTATCTATTTGTACACTGTCCAAAACTTACGAcaattttaaagtaatttgCAATGTATTATTGAAAAACAATGTTCAGTGTTATTAACtcgtttgaaatatttatttgaaaaaaagattattaattGAGGTGTTGAAAtggatataaatatttattacaacGACCAGGATTGAGTGTTTTTTTCTGTGTTTCTACTGAGAATTTCTGGCAAGAACCAAAATGGTGAAAGTGTGGTGAAGCATTAGATGTGATGGGAACTGTATGGTTGTAAATGAAAAACCAAACTTACATGAAACTAATTTGAATGAAGGAGAAATGAAACCAAACTTAATGCTGACGTGGTTCAcaacaaattcaaacatttcccgaggaagaaagagagagagagagggaagaaCAGAAACACACACCCTTTTCCAAATGTTTCAGCTGGGAGAGCAAAAAAAAAGCCCTAAATTCAATGGAAACACAGACAAaaagtagagaaaaaaaaaaagggacaGAATCCAAGACATTTGAATGATAAGTGTTGGGAAGTCTAATCActccaattatttttaacttaacTTAAACACCCCAACTGATTCATTTTTATCTCTAATAGAGAAGAGGGGTTGACTGCATGGATTCAAATTGGCACACACAAAAAACGACCAAAACCCACTACCTTGTCTTTGCTTCCACATAATGTTTTTCTTACAATCAAACatgtttttccttcttcttcttcttcgggTTGTATCGTATCGCTGtaaaatttgttttgatttttgctTATAACTTCACGAACCAGCTTTATTATTGTGCATTGCTACTATGTTTTGTTCCGTGGCTTTTGAAGCGACTGAAAGTAAGTTGTATTTTAACCCAAGTGTGTTTCATACGTTTGATCAAATATAGAAACACTTCCACTTTAGAAAAAATTTGTCGTTGATTCTTAATTTAAAgagaaagtttagaaaattagTCACGTATGTATGTTATTTGACATGGACAAAGATAAATGAAAAgcaattttgatatatttggATGGAGAGCACGTCTAATAATaaagggaaaagggaaggaAAGGGTTGGTTGAAGTTGTAGAGGCATGGCTATTAGtgatagagatagagagatGGGGAAAGTTGAACATGTGAGTATCAAAAACAGCCAAAGGGGTGGGGAGACATATCTGACTGGACGTGCTCCTCACATGCAACCATATAACCAAAccccttattattattattattattattatgtctTTCTCTACGCTTTACAAAAACCTCTGCTTATCAATGTCTCTCTCACATCACATCATCCACATTTCCACCACCATCAACATGAatatccatccatccatccatccattcttaaatttaaaaaaaaaaaaaacaataatttgtttGGTGGGGGATCTGTCAGCTGGAGGGAAACCGCTAAAATACAGAGATTgcatgagaaaaaaaaagacaggtagtttttgttgttgttattgcATTGTTGTTGGTCCATTGTTGTAATGCCTCCTTTAGCAgcttataataataaagttacCATCTTTTTCCAGAACTATCTCTGAAACTTACCCCGCGACTAAAACCCAACGGAACGGGGTGGAACCCAACTAAAAGAGAGAGGGAATTGCGGGAAAAAGGGAGGTGGATGGTGACAGGACGAGAGAAAGAGTGGGACGACCGTGATTTCCATTTCTATATTCTTTTGCAGGCTTTTCCATAACACTGGCCCCCACACCCCCAGCTGCCTTCTCGCTTACTAAACACAACCCAcattttgtttccttcctcttctttcatcatttcatttcatatcttcttcttcttcttcttcttcttcttcttcttatttccCCCTTTTCTCTTTACTTTATGTTATATTCTCATCCTCTTTTTTACTCTCATATTTATCAAACTAAACCCCTTTAGTTTAAGTTTATAACATTGATTAAGCAAATATAAACCAACATTCTTtagtttaatttcataattaagaGGATGAGTATGGGTTTAGCATTCAAATGTGTGGGGAAGAAAAGGGTAATGAAACCTGAATTATATGGTTCCATATTTGGGGTTCACACTGCCAAGTGCTTCCCCCACTACCATCTAGTTTCTACCTTAATGGAAGATATTCTCTTTTACTCACTGTTCACTAATTCAAAACCCTACACCCATCCCTCTCTCCCCTCATCATAATGCCTCACTGTTTCTAAATACCAGAGACCCAGTTTGGAATTACACCCAAAAAACAATCTTTTGATGTTCTACTGAAAACCCATATCATCAAAATTAGAACTTGATTAGGCTTTTGATGTGGGGTTAGCATTAGGGACATAGACTCAATCTTCTTCCAAAAGAAACACTCGAAAAGTTGGCAGAAGACAATGGAATTAGTTGAAATTTATGTATGTATTTTGAGTGATTCAATGAAAGTGCTGGGATCCCACTTAAGTAAATGAGAGGAATAATATTAGGAAATGGGTCCATGAAagaagactttttttttttttttttggagacaAAAAGGAGATTAAATATGAACCCATGATTGCTTACCTTCAACAAAAGCAGACACCGACATGCATTACTCAAAAgtttggtttagggtttgataGAGAGGTGTTAGTAGGGATTAGGGATTACATTAAAACTATAATTATGACCAATTTTGTTCCCAAATGCAATCATTTAATCATACAGTAGAATTGCATACTTTGGAGAAATCCATTAAAGTTCCTCttctttataaaaacaaattaatattataagtATTAAAGTGTATGAGCTGttaaagcctaaagaggaccatttttttcaaatacacTTCTTAGGAGAATATCTCCACCACCGTTTACGTTATGATGTGATTAAAGCAAATAGACTTTTGGTCCCTTCTATGCACTAagattagttaattaattaattaatcatggTATTTCCATTAATTACATTCTATtactttaatataaattaccaaacttaatattttaatgttgaatcaaatatattaaatgattcaaatattcagaTCATAAATGTGGCATAAGAGCTCTAATTACTaagtattaatttaaatctaagatttgtagaaaataacaaCGCCTACCAGAATCCAGGAACTAATGAGTACTTTTgacaacttttttaaaaaatggaatcaAGAAATATAACCTgtgttaatttaaatttaatggaaaatcTAAATGAAAACATCAACTTAATCTTTATAACCGTGCGAACCTTGAGGaagccagacactaggtggTGTGAGAACCCACGTCAGTTTAAGGGTGGAACATTTCTTATGAAGGTGtgaaattttttcaattaaatgaGAATAGGGTTTTTGGAAACTGTAACCTAGGGGTATGTGTTTTTGTAGACACAAATACCTTGTATTTGGTGCATAGAGTCggtatttgaattatttgcaTATGTACAAATGGCTTTAAGAACAAACTTTTTTTAGGTCAGAGTTGATTGAAACTTGTACATTAATCTTCTTGAAGTCGCCGCTTCTTATCAACTCACCTTCCATATGTGTTGAAGGGATGGATATATGCGCTGAGAAtaagttgaaaatattgatgaacacataaattgattcaaaaaatctaaataaaaaagaaaaaagaaaaaaggaagagtaTAGCATACCAAGCATTAATAGACACCATGTGAAATAAAGGCTTAGTGATTAAGCGAATGGTGGGATGGATGGATGGTTTgtggtttttgtttgatgagaCGTGAGTTGATTTATTACATTCCCGTGAATGCTTCAACATTAAGACACCGTGTACAACAATTCAATAAGTAATCtgtataaataattgaagaaagcTATATCATAAGAACTTAGCTTTCCTAAATGATTCCAGATTTTCCCCGGGAAACTCCAAACAAGAACACACGCCCCCTCCTCCCATGTAGTCATTAAtatctcaaaattcaaaggGAAGTTTCATTGAATTCACCCACTTTCAGCTTTTACACCGACTGTATTGCTCGTAATTCTGGAAACTCTAGCAGGCATTCTACAGCACCGTTGTAGTTCAAGAACCCCATGAACCAAAATTCATGGTTATCGCCAGAGATTATCTGTATGTACTTTTCAGCGGGATTCATTCCACTTGTGGAAGGATTAACTGCCTTTAGTTGCTGTAATGGGATGACTACCTGTTTTCACAGTAATGAATCGTATATTATTATCCACAACAAGCAATGAAACAAGAGAAGGAAGTTTGGTTAgctaataaaaaaacaaccttGTAATAGCTCCATTCGGTTCTCCCGTCAAACTTGTATGAAAGAGGATTGTCACTACAGAACGCAAGCTTTGCCGTAGATACATATAATACACCCATAACTGGACCCGCAGATGTTGATAAATAACAAGCAAatgaattttgaagtttttcctcCGCCACTGTGTCAAATGTTTGATGAAATATCTTTTCATGCCCACCTTCCGCCAATACCTTTGTCCCTTGAGCGATTCTCCCCAGCGCAGCATCCGCAAAACTTGGATTTGTTTTCACTGATTCAAGAAATTATGGCTAAGTTTCGATAATACTATCAAACAACAGTAGCAGGATTGTGTTGTTAAGAGACAGTGACTGAAACTAATTCAAAAGACACAAGCAATGCAGAATCCTTAAGTTATCTGGACTATGAACGGtataaccttttcttttccccgaGAAACAGGGTAACATAGTTCCATAATTATTTGTCAATTTCTTATTTCCTGCTTCCAGCTTATTAACAAACAAATGCATGAATATGATTCATTACTATTTCTTGCTTCTTGATCTTCCCTCTTCATTTTCCACGTccaaagatgaaaaataactCTTCAACCATTTTTTGAGAGCCACTGCCTAAATGACAGGTTTATCACAATTTAGGAAGATGATAGACAAACTTTCGATTCTAGCACATTCTAAGGGAGCAGCAGCCTTGTCTATTGAATGCTTGATGGCTCAATATACTAATCCTAAGCTCTCACGTTTGATCCTTCAGGCAAGCATAAAACTCAGATTAatcaagtttttttctttttcttttgagttccACAACATGTTTGTGTAGGGTGGAAATTTGAAACTCTATTCTCTTAGTTGAGCATTATGCTTTAACCAGCTACATTTAACATTGAAAACTTATTTTGGACCAGGCGCAAGACTATTTCCAATCTAATCCTCAAAAGATAAAAGGTGAACCAAGTCACCTTCTCATGAGACCACAATATCAAGCCCAATAAGTAAGAACGGAGATCGGGATCGACATTTTTCATACAACCATATATCGAGGACTATTAGAGGGAgtcaatttagtttttaagaaagaacaaaaaagttttCAACGACCAAGTACAAGGTTGTTCCTCAAAACCAAGCACTGAGGGTCATGAAAGTCCAAGCTTTTTCCCCTTTATATTGAGACCATAAATGACCTTGATAttccaatattttttctttaaagtgTGGAGGCATGCATGCAACCAATATATCACCTCACATTGTTTCTCTTGTCAGACTACCACTCACCTCATGTAAAACCTTTGCTTATCAGCTTCGTAATTTGTACAAAAAGAGTTCTAATCCAAAAGGGAAGGAGGTAACTTTGGAGGAAATAGGAGCTCCAAAAGCTAGTAAAACCAAGTTACTAATTTCCTAACAGGAAGAATAAGATGCAAATAGATATTTACTTTTAACCTTTCAGCCAATGGCTCAATTAAAAGTTACAAATCAGAATTGGTTGTGGAGAATTCATAAGTTCGTCTATTAAGACAGAGTAGTAATATCATTTCCTCCTATGACAAAGATGAACTCCAAAAGTATGCTATCCTTGACAGAAATTTGAACTAGTCCTTTCATCAGCTTGATggggagaaaagagaaatattcCTACTAGACTTCAGGTATGAATCTCATAAATCCCCCACTGTGGTTCGTGGTTCGTGGTTCAGGGATGAGTTTCAATCAAAAGGGTACCTCAACTGAAAGAATCTCTGGATAACATGATAGAATAACCTAATGTTTGTTTGACCAATACAAAGTTCCTTCCTCACCAGGATTACAATTAACTCGAGGAGATCATGCCAAGTTCCTCAAACATGGAACAGGAAGCAAGGCTACTAATTTGAGAAAGAATTACATGTATTCCCATTTATTACCAACTTTGACTGgacaaaattcataaaatgaGAACCACTCTGCATTTCTACTTCATAAGAGGAAACTATGTTACATCGGAACAGAAACAATATGTCATGGCAAGATACAGTGACTAAAGCAGAGTTCAAGTCACATGGTCCAGGGACCTAGTGAACTTGTGGACTGGAAAAATCTAATGAAAGCCAATTATGAGTATGCCATAAAATGAATTCTGTGCAGTATGACAAAGTTaaacatatacataaaatggcaagattttttttccctgCCTTCagggtttttattttgaaaaccATTTTATAAATACGAACTTCAGATAGCATCTTAGTAATCCTATTCTAACCATCACAGGTCATCCCATAAAAGGGCACAAGAACTGGCTTTGATCACCTACGGACCTATTCCAAGTTTCCAATTGTTAGAACTGACTTCCCTTTTTCCAACCCGAGCATAGTCTAACTGATTTATGTCCAAAGTTTAACGCTTATTTGGATCGCAAAGATTATTTCATGGTATAGATTAAAAGTGATTACGAACTTGGGGACGGAGAGTTTTACCACATCCCACCCCAATCCACATGAACCTTTTGACTGAAACCATCAGAAACTTCTGCTCAATTGCTTGTAAGGAAAAACTTGTATAACAAAAGGAATACTTTTCCTCATAAATGTGAGACAGAAACGAAGAGAGAAAactatattttgaaattgaatctAGCTTTTCACCCCCAATCGGCTTCCTGGATAgcaaacccaacaaaaacaacGGGAACAATTAAAAACTTAC includes these proteins:
- the LOC111803849 gene encoding GLABRA2 expression modulator-like — protein: MEQPKQEGGNKPPISRDDKSPKSDPKEVDQTANGDGNWGNFVMGSENKIPTQNEQPAISTPSSGSKKSVRWSTELVTESPSVASNAYGSNSHASLAPSSSISFKEAVDSAWTVLGRWGKKVGEATKKAEDLAGNTWQHLKTNPSFADAALGRIAQGTKVLAEGGHEKIFHQTFDTVAEEKLQNSFACYLSTSAGPVMGVLYVSTAKLAFCSDNPLSYKFDGRTEWSYYKVVIPLQQLKAVNPSTSGMNPAEKYIQIISGDNHEFWFMGFLNYNGAVECLLEFPELRAIQSV